A genomic window from Peromyscus maniculatus bairdii isolate BWxNUB_F1_BW_parent chromosome 1, HU_Pman_BW_mat_3.1, whole genome shotgun sequence includes:
- the Tmem109 gene encoding voltage-gated monoatomic cation channel TMEM109, producing MAGSDSNPSWSRHLFRAVLMVFVALLLVHSSSSQSYQDFAPPGQQKKEASADLLTQIGRSLKETLDAWLGPETMHVISETLLQVMWAISSAISVACFALSGIAAQLLSALGLDGEHLTQGLKLSPSQVQTLLLWGAAALVIYWLLSLLLGLVLALLGRILGGLKLVLFVAGFVGLVRSVPDPSTRALMLLGLLTLFALLSRLTASRGSGTHLEAKVRGLERQIEELRGRQRRAAKAARSMEEE from the exons ATGGCAGGCTCAGACAGCAATCCATCATGGAGCAGGCATCTGTTCAGAGCTGTCCTGATGGTCTTTGTGGCCCTTCTCCTCGTCCACTCATCGTCATCCCAGTCCTATCAAGACTTTGCCCCACCTGGCCAACAGAAGAAGGAGGCCTCAGCTGATCTTTTGACCCAGATTGGCCGATCTCTGAAGGAGACACTGGATGCCTGGCTGGGGCCGGAGACCATGCATGTGATTTCAGAG ACCCTGTTACAGGTGATGTGGGCCATCTCATCAGCCATCTCTGTGGCCTGCTTTGCCCTGTCTGGGATTGCTGCCCAGTTGCTGAGTGCCCTGGGGCTGGATG GTGAACATCTCACCCAGGGCCTGAAGCTTAGCCCCAGCCAAGTCCAGACCCTTCTACTGTGGGGAGCAGCAGCACTGGTCATCTACTGGCTGCTGTCCCTGCTCCTGGGCTTGGTCTTGGCCTTACTGGGGCGGATCCTGGGGGGTCTAAAGCTTGTCCTCTTTGTGGCTGGCTTTGTGGGACTGGTGAGGTCTGTGCCCGACCCCTCCACCCGGGCCTTGATGCTCCTGGGCCTGCTGACTCTCTTTGCCTTGCTGAGCCGGCTCACTGCCTCCAGGGGCTCAGGGACCCACCTGGAGGCTAAGGTGAGAGGGCTGGAGCGCCAGATAGAAGAGCttcgtgggaggcagaggcgagcAGCCAAGGCAGCCCGGAGCATGGAGGAGGAATGA
- the Tmem132a gene encoding transmembrane protein 132A isoform X1: MCASMAGCAAAAPRGPYGAWLCLLVALALEVVRVGSNQDTLDPIYLPVALELLDAPEHFRVQQVGHYPPANSSLGSRSETFLLLQPWPRAQPLLRASYPPFATQQVVPPRVTEPHRRPVPWDVRAVSVEAAVTPAEPYARVLFHLKGQDWPPGPGSLPCARLHVTHPAGTAHQACRFQASLGACVVELEFPSHWFSQSATTRAELAYTLEPAGEGPGGCGPGAEEEPREQALPVGGVELHPADPPQYQEVPLDEAVTLRAPDVPMRPGQLFTATLLLRHNFTANLLTLRIKVKRGLQVIAARPVQPTFWTAKLDRFKGSKHHTSLITCHRTGSAGPDSSSPPELSEFLWVDFAVENSTGGGVAVTRPVTWQLEYPGQAPEAEKDKMVWEILVSERDIRALIPLTKAEELVNTAPLTGVTQRIPVRLVTVDSGGTLEEVTEHIGCESANTQVLQVSEACDAVFVAGQESRGAKGVRVDFWWRRLRASLRLTVWAPLLPLRIELTDTTLEQIRGWRVPGPAEGQPEPEAAVEEAERRSRGCRLQYQRAGVRFLVPFVAHPLDGGRRLTHLLGPDWLLDVTHLVAAHARVQDPRIASLEGGRILVGREPGVTSIEVRSPLSDSILGEQALAVTDDKVSMLELRVQPVMGISLALSRGTSHPGEVTATCWAQSALPAPKQEVALSLWLSFSDHTLAPAELYDRSDLGLSVSAEEPSAVLPAEEQGAQLGVVVSGVGAEGLPLHVALHPPEPCRRGRHRVPLASGTAWLGLPPLPTPAPALPSSPARSPPFTEATVEGKRQVAGGMGGHVDVRGKFERAEEEAGKEEDEAKEEEEDEEEMVPAPQRVTDLELGMYALLGIFCLAILIFLVNGVVFVLRYQRKEPPDSATDPSSPQPHNWVWLGTNQEELSRQLDRCSSPGPPKGEGGCPCESGAGGDAPAVAPGASEGTVGSSSTLARKEAGGRRKRVEFVTFAPVPPAQPPEEPVGAPAVQSILVAGEEDIRWVCEDMGLKDPEELRNYMERIRGSS, encoded by the exons ATGTGCGCCTCGATGGCTGGATGCGCCGCTGCGGCCCCTCGGGGGCCCTAcggtgcctggctctgcctcctggtggcCCTCGCCCTGGAAGTCGTGAGAG TTGGCAGTAATCAAGACACCTTGGATCCCATCTACCTGCCAGTGGCCCTGGAACTCCTGGATGCCCCTGAGCATTTTCGTGTGCAGCAGGTGGGCCACTACCCACCTGCTAACTCTTCTCTGGGCTCCCGCTCTGAGACCTTCCTGCTCCTGCAGCCCTGGCCCAGGGCACAGCCACTTCTCCGGGCCTCCTACCCACCTTTTGCCACTCAGCAG GTGGTCCCTCCCAGGGTCACTGAGCCCCACCGGCGGCCTGTCCCTTGGGATGTGCGGGCTGTTTCCGTGGAAGCAGCTGTGACTCCAGCAGAGCCTTATGCCCGCGTCCTCTTCCACCTCAAAGGGCAGGATTGGCCGCCAGGACCTGGCAGCTTGCCCTGTGCCCGACTGCACGTCACGCACCCCGCAGGCACTGCCCACCAAGCCTGCCGCTTCCAG GCGTCTCTGGGTGCCTGTGTGGTGGAATTGGAGTTCCCCTCTCACTGGTTCTCCCAAAGTGCCACCACGAGGGCTGAACTGGCCTATACACTGGAGCCTGCAGGTGAGGGACCTGGGGGCTGTGGCCCTGGCGCAGAGGAAGAACCCAGGGAGCAGGCTCTCCCAGTGGGTGGTGTGGAGCTGCATCCTGCAGACCCCCCACAGTACCAGGAGGTACCTCTGGATGAAGCAGTCACTTTGCGGGCACCCGATGTGCCAATGAGGCCCGGCCAGCTCTTCACTGCCACGCTCCTGCTTCGACACAACTTCACGGCCAATCTTCTTACTCTTCG GATCAAGGTGAAAAGGGGGTTGCAGGTGATCGCTGCCCGCCCGGTCCAGCCCACCTTCTGGACTGCTAAGCTGGACCGCTTCAAGGGCTCCAAGCACCACACTAGCCTGATCACCTGTCACCGCactgggtctgcaggaccagatTCCAG CAGCCCCCCTGAGCTGTCCGAGTTCCTGTGGGTGGACTTTGCAGTGGAGAATAGCACTGGTGGGGGTGTGGCCGTCACTCGCCCTGTCACGTGGCAGCTGGAGTACCCAGGTCAGGCCCctgaagcagagaaagacaaaatGGTCTGGGAGATCCTGGTGTCTGAGCGGGACATCAGAGCCCTCATCCCACTGACCAAG GCCGAGGAGCTGGTGAACACAGCTCCATTGACGGGAGTGACCCAGCGCATCCCCGTGCGTCTTGTCACTGTGGACAGTGGGGGaaccctggaggaggtgacagAGCACATTGGCTGTGAGTCAGCCAACACCCAGGTCCTGCAG GTATCCGAGGCCTGTGATGCCGTGTTCGTGGCTGGCCAGGAGAGTCGGGGTGCCAAGGGAGTTCGGGTAGACTTCTGGTGGCGGCGACTGCGGGCCTCACTGAGGCTGACCGTATGGGCCCCACTACTACCCTTGCGCATTGAGCTGACTGACACGACTCTCGAGCAGATTCGAGGCTGGAGGGTCCCAGGCCCAGCAGAAGG GCAGCCGGAGCCTGAGGCTGCGGTCGAGGAGGCAGAGCGCCGCTCCCGCGGCTGCCGCCTGCAGTACCAAAGAGCAGGTGTGCGTTTCTTGGTACCCTTCGTGGCCCACCCGCTGGACGGTGGCCGCCGCCTCACCCACCTACTCGGCCCTGACTGGCTGCTGGATGTGACTCACCTCGTGGCAGCCCACGCCCGGGTGCAAGATCCTCGCATAGCCTCCTTGGAAGGCGGCCGCATCCTAGTGGGACGGGAGCCTGGAGTCACCTCCATTGAG GTTCGTTCCCCGCTGTCTGACTCCATCCTGGGGGAGCAGGCGCTGGCAGTGACAGACGACAAGGTCTCAATGCTGGAGCTGCGAGTGCAGCCGGTGATGGGCATCTCATTGGCCCTGAGCCGAGGCACGTCCCACCCTGGGGAGGTCACAGCCACATGCTGGGCCCAGTCGGCTCTTCCAGCCCCAAAGCAG GAGGTGGCCCTCTCCCTGTGGCTGTCCTTCTCTGACCACACTTTGGCCCCTGCCGAGCTCTACGACCGCAGTGACCTGGGGCTGTCGGTCTCAGCTGAGGAGCCCAGTGCCGTCCTGCCGGCTGAAGAGCAGGGAGCCCAACTTGGTGTGGTGGTGAGTGGGGTGGGTGCCGAAGGGCTACCCCTACACGTTGCTCTGCACCCACCGGAACCGTGTCGCCGGGGCCGCCATCGTGTGCCCCTGGCCTCAGGCACTGCCTGGCTGGGGCTACCCCCTTTGCCCACACCAGCACCTGCCCTCCCCTCCAGTCCTGCCCGGAGCCCACCATTCACAGAAGCCACTGTGGAGGGAAAGCGGCAGGTCGCAGGTGGTATGGGGGGCCATGTGGATGTTAGAGGCAAGTTTGAACGGGCAGAGGAAgaagctgggaaggaagaggatgaggccaaagaagaggaggaagacgaGGAAGAGATGGTGCCTGCCCCTCAGCGTGTCACCGACCTAGAGCTGGGAATGTATGCTCTGCTGGGTATCTTCTGTCTGGCCATCCTCATCTTTCTGGTCAATGGTGTGGTCTTCGTGCTGCGCTACCAGCGCAAAGAGCCTCCCGACAGCGCTACGGAcccttcctccccccagccccatAACTGGGTCTGGCTGGGCACCAATCAGGAGGAACTGAGTCGGCAGCTGGACCGTTGCTCCTCCCCGGGCCCACccaagggggaggggggctgcccGTGTGAAAGTGGGGCAGGAGGGGATGCCCCAGCTGTGGCCCCCGGTGCTTCAGAGGGCACTGTTGGCTCCTCAAGCACCCTGGCCCGCAAAGAAGCTGGGGGACGTCGGAAGAGAGTAGAGTTTGTGACATTTGCGCCAGTTCCCCCAGCCCAGCCGCCCGAGGAGCCTGTAGGGGCCCCAGCTGTACAGTCCATCCTGGTGGCAGGTGAGGAGGACATCCGCTGGGTGTGCGAGGACATGGGGCTGAAGGACCCGGAGGAGCTTCGTAACTACATGGAGAGGATCCGGGGCAGCTCTTGA
- the Tmem132a gene encoding transmembrane protein 132A isoform X2 — protein sequence MCASMAGCAAAAPRGPYGAWLCLLVALALEVVRVGSNQDTLDPIYLPVALELLDAPEHFRVQQVGHYPPANSSLGSRSETFLLLQPWPRAQPLLRASYPPFATQQVVPPRVTEPHRRPVPWDVRAVSVEAAVTPAEPYARVLFHLKGQDWPPGPGSLPCARLHVTHPAGTAHQACRFQASLGACVVELEFPSHWFSQSATTRAELAYTLEPAGEGPGGCGPGAEEEPREQALPVGGVELHPADPPQYQEVPLDEAVTLRAPDVPMRPGQLFTATLLLRHNFTANLLTLRIKVKRGLQVIAARPVQPTFWTAKLDRFKGSKHHTSLITCHRTGSAGPDSSPPELSEFLWVDFAVENSTGGGVAVTRPVTWQLEYPGQAPEAEKDKMVWEILVSERDIRALIPLTKAEELVNTAPLTGVTQRIPVRLVTVDSGGTLEEVTEHIGCESANTQVLQVSEACDAVFVAGQESRGAKGVRVDFWWRRLRASLRLTVWAPLLPLRIELTDTTLEQIRGWRVPGPAEGQPEPEAAVEEAERRSRGCRLQYQRAGVRFLVPFVAHPLDGGRRLTHLLGPDWLLDVTHLVAAHARVQDPRIASLEGGRILVGREPGVTSIEVRSPLSDSILGEQALAVTDDKVSMLELRVQPVMGISLALSRGTSHPGEVTATCWAQSALPAPKQEVALSLWLSFSDHTLAPAELYDRSDLGLSVSAEEPSAVLPAEEQGAQLGVVVSGVGAEGLPLHVALHPPEPCRRGRHRVPLASGTAWLGLPPLPTPAPALPSSPARSPPFTEATVEGKRQVAGGMGGHVDVRGKFERAEEEAGKEEDEAKEEEEDEEEMVPAPQRVTDLELGMYALLGIFCLAILIFLVNGVVFVLRYQRKEPPDSATDPSSPQPHNWVWLGTNQEELSRQLDRCSSPGPPKGEGGCPCESGAGGDAPAVAPGASEGTVGSSSTLARKEAGGRRKRVEFVTFAPVPPAQPPEEPVGAPAVQSILVAGEEDIRWVCEDMGLKDPEELRNYMERIRGSS from the exons ATGTGCGCCTCGATGGCTGGATGCGCCGCTGCGGCCCCTCGGGGGCCCTAcggtgcctggctctgcctcctggtggcCCTCGCCCTGGAAGTCGTGAGAG TTGGCAGTAATCAAGACACCTTGGATCCCATCTACCTGCCAGTGGCCCTGGAACTCCTGGATGCCCCTGAGCATTTTCGTGTGCAGCAGGTGGGCCACTACCCACCTGCTAACTCTTCTCTGGGCTCCCGCTCTGAGACCTTCCTGCTCCTGCAGCCCTGGCCCAGGGCACAGCCACTTCTCCGGGCCTCCTACCCACCTTTTGCCACTCAGCAG GTGGTCCCTCCCAGGGTCACTGAGCCCCACCGGCGGCCTGTCCCTTGGGATGTGCGGGCTGTTTCCGTGGAAGCAGCTGTGACTCCAGCAGAGCCTTATGCCCGCGTCCTCTTCCACCTCAAAGGGCAGGATTGGCCGCCAGGACCTGGCAGCTTGCCCTGTGCCCGACTGCACGTCACGCACCCCGCAGGCACTGCCCACCAAGCCTGCCGCTTCCAG GCGTCTCTGGGTGCCTGTGTGGTGGAATTGGAGTTCCCCTCTCACTGGTTCTCCCAAAGTGCCACCACGAGGGCTGAACTGGCCTATACACTGGAGCCTGCAGGTGAGGGACCTGGGGGCTGTGGCCCTGGCGCAGAGGAAGAACCCAGGGAGCAGGCTCTCCCAGTGGGTGGTGTGGAGCTGCATCCTGCAGACCCCCCACAGTACCAGGAGGTACCTCTGGATGAAGCAGTCACTTTGCGGGCACCCGATGTGCCAATGAGGCCCGGCCAGCTCTTCACTGCCACGCTCCTGCTTCGACACAACTTCACGGCCAATCTTCTTACTCTTCG GATCAAGGTGAAAAGGGGGTTGCAGGTGATCGCTGCCCGCCCGGTCCAGCCCACCTTCTGGACTGCTAAGCTGGACCGCTTCAAGGGCTCCAAGCACCACACTAGCCTGATCACCTGTCACCGCactgggtctgcaggaccagatTCCAG CCCCCCTGAGCTGTCCGAGTTCCTGTGGGTGGACTTTGCAGTGGAGAATAGCACTGGTGGGGGTGTGGCCGTCACTCGCCCTGTCACGTGGCAGCTGGAGTACCCAGGTCAGGCCCctgaagcagagaaagacaaaatGGTCTGGGAGATCCTGGTGTCTGAGCGGGACATCAGAGCCCTCATCCCACTGACCAAG GCCGAGGAGCTGGTGAACACAGCTCCATTGACGGGAGTGACCCAGCGCATCCCCGTGCGTCTTGTCACTGTGGACAGTGGGGGaaccctggaggaggtgacagAGCACATTGGCTGTGAGTCAGCCAACACCCAGGTCCTGCAG GTATCCGAGGCCTGTGATGCCGTGTTCGTGGCTGGCCAGGAGAGTCGGGGTGCCAAGGGAGTTCGGGTAGACTTCTGGTGGCGGCGACTGCGGGCCTCACTGAGGCTGACCGTATGGGCCCCACTACTACCCTTGCGCATTGAGCTGACTGACACGACTCTCGAGCAGATTCGAGGCTGGAGGGTCCCAGGCCCAGCAGAAGG GCAGCCGGAGCCTGAGGCTGCGGTCGAGGAGGCAGAGCGCCGCTCCCGCGGCTGCCGCCTGCAGTACCAAAGAGCAGGTGTGCGTTTCTTGGTACCCTTCGTGGCCCACCCGCTGGACGGTGGCCGCCGCCTCACCCACCTACTCGGCCCTGACTGGCTGCTGGATGTGACTCACCTCGTGGCAGCCCACGCCCGGGTGCAAGATCCTCGCATAGCCTCCTTGGAAGGCGGCCGCATCCTAGTGGGACGGGAGCCTGGAGTCACCTCCATTGAG GTTCGTTCCCCGCTGTCTGACTCCATCCTGGGGGAGCAGGCGCTGGCAGTGACAGACGACAAGGTCTCAATGCTGGAGCTGCGAGTGCAGCCGGTGATGGGCATCTCATTGGCCCTGAGCCGAGGCACGTCCCACCCTGGGGAGGTCACAGCCACATGCTGGGCCCAGTCGGCTCTTCCAGCCCCAAAGCAG GAGGTGGCCCTCTCCCTGTGGCTGTCCTTCTCTGACCACACTTTGGCCCCTGCCGAGCTCTACGACCGCAGTGACCTGGGGCTGTCGGTCTCAGCTGAGGAGCCCAGTGCCGTCCTGCCGGCTGAAGAGCAGGGAGCCCAACTTGGTGTGGTGGTGAGTGGGGTGGGTGCCGAAGGGCTACCCCTACACGTTGCTCTGCACCCACCGGAACCGTGTCGCCGGGGCCGCCATCGTGTGCCCCTGGCCTCAGGCACTGCCTGGCTGGGGCTACCCCCTTTGCCCACACCAGCACCTGCCCTCCCCTCCAGTCCTGCCCGGAGCCCACCATTCACAGAAGCCACTGTGGAGGGAAAGCGGCAGGTCGCAGGTGGTATGGGGGGCCATGTGGATGTTAGAGGCAAGTTTGAACGGGCAGAGGAAgaagctgggaaggaagaggatgaggccaaagaagaggaggaagacgaGGAAGAGATGGTGCCTGCCCCTCAGCGTGTCACCGACCTAGAGCTGGGAATGTATGCTCTGCTGGGTATCTTCTGTCTGGCCATCCTCATCTTTCTGGTCAATGGTGTGGTCTTCGTGCTGCGCTACCAGCGCAAAGAGCCTCCCGACAGCGCTACGGAcccttcctccccccagccccatAACTGGGTCTGGCTGGGCACCAATCAGGAGGAACTGAGTCGGCAGCTGGACCGTTGCTCCTCCCCGGGCCCACccaagggggaggggggctgcccGTGTGAAAGTGGGGCAGGAGGGGATGCCCCAGCTGTGGCCCCCGGTGCTTCAGAGGGCACTGTTGGCTCCTCAAGCACCCTGGCCCGCAAAGAAGCTGGGGGACGTCGGAAGAGAGTAGAGTTTGTGACATTTGCGCCAGTTCCCCCAGCCCAGCCGCCCGAGGAGCCTGTAGGGGCCCCAGCTGTACAGTCCATCCTGGTGGCAGGTGAGGAGGACATCCGCTGGGTGTGCGAGGACATGGGGCTGAAGGACCCGGAGGAGCTTCGTAACTACATGGAGAGGATCCGGGGCAGCTCTTGA